TTTGTTAGGAATATATTTATCTACTTTTTCATTAACTTATTGGGTTATAATCGGTACATTACTTGGAATAATCGGTGGCTTTTTAATGGGTGGTAGTACATATTTCTTACCTAAGCCTAAGAAATGAAAATCCTTCTAATATTTTTAATGCTTATTTTTCAAATTAAATAAAGTAACGGGTGACGTGAACGTTCGTATAAGAAGAAAGAGCATTTTCCAAAAAGGAAAATGCTCTTTTTTGTAGTAACATTTGAACTAAAAAGTGAAACCTAGTTACCCTTTCCGATCCCAGGCATTTACAGCAAGTTCATGATTTAAGGCAACCGCCAGCTCATATCCTTCACTAGCCGCCTTCAGTAATCCAGAAAATCCATGTCTAGAATCACCAATCACATATAGTCCATCTACAAGCGTTTCACATCCATCTTTAGTGTAATATCCGCCCATATCGGTGAATTCTATATCAAAGTATTCATGAAGGGGGAAGGACTGGGATTCGCTTGTTTCCAATATAAATCCTCCTGAACGGTCGTAAACCTCATCTGACTCTGTAACGACATGTTTAAGATATCCATCTTCAGAGACCAGTTCACGAACGGTTTCTTCTATAAGCGCGACTCCGTGCTGCTTTAAGTCCTCTTTCTCCTCAGAGGTAATTTCTGCAGGTCCATTCGTAAAAATCATTAGATCCTGGCTCCAGTTATAAATCAGTTTCACATAATCTAAGATCCCTGGATCATTCCCAAAGACGGCTAACGGTTCCTCTCTGCGCTCCCATCCGTCACAGTAAGGACAGTGAAAAACGCTTGTCCCATACACAAGGTCTACGCCCTTAATATCCGGTAACTCGTCTTTCATTCCTGTGGCGACGATTACACGGTCGGCTGTATAGTTTTGTCCATCTCCGTGAATATGGAAGAGTCCACTGTCTTTATGGAGCGAAGTTACTTTACTCTCTATATACGAAACACTCGGATAAGCTTTGATTTCACCGATTCCCATTTCCTTAAATTCCTCTGGCTTCACACCATCTCGAGTAAGGAAACCATGGGAAGCTTTTGTAACGTTATTGCGTGCTTTATTCTCATCAAGAACAAGTACATTTCTCTTTGATCGTCCTAAGACAAGAGCTGCATTTAAACCTGCCGCTCCTCCCCCAATAATCACCACTTCATAATGCTCACTCATGCTCAACGCTCCTTTTACCGCTGTTAAACTCGCTTTATCATTCCCACATATCACCGATACAAATCACTAGTTTTTTCTAATTCGAACTTACTAGTGATGGAGTACTCCTATTCCTTTTCTCCTTTATCTATAAACGAAATAGTACTCTAGAGTGAATAAACTTAATAAAACAGCGAAGGCTAATTCGCTCTAAAGGAGTGAAGAGTGTTACGCCAGGCTTAGCAGTCTCGCAAACCAACGATCGTTCAGCCAAATAGTGTAATGGAAATACTAGCTCCTCCATCATTCCATACATTCACCTCGCCACGATGAGCTTCAATGATGTTCTTAACGATCGATAAACCCAGTCCTTGCCCTGAAGTACTAGGGTTACCCCTATAAAATTGATCAAATACTTGAGGCAACTCAGCACTATGAAACCCAGGGCCATTATCACTTATGGTGAGTTCAACCGCTCCATCTGTTAAATCTAGGTGAGCATGGATCGTACTACTAGATGGTGTATAACGAACGCTATTTGAGATTATATTTTCTATAACTTGACGCATGCGATCCGGGTCGATCGAAATATCTTTATGAACCGATCGTTCATCACTTAATTGAATCGAATAATGGTCACCTTTAGCTTCAATATAAGTTCGAAAGGATTGTAGTTCTTTTTCAAAGAAAGATTTTGGTTCAACCTTTTGCAGTTGGATAGGAAACGACCCTCCATTAATCCTCTGGACCTCCCCCACCTCATGCACGAGGTTGGTTACACGATCAATCTGCTTTAAAATAGCCGCACTGTATACGCGCTCATTGTCATCTATTTTTCTGTCTAAAACTTGTGCATTCGACTTCATAATCGTTAAAGGCGTCTTCAAATCATGTGTCACAGCGCTTAGGAAATCTTGACGCTCTTGTTCAAGCTTCCATTGCTTTTCTAAAGACGTATGTAATTCTTGTTTCATGGTCTCAAAAGCTCTTGCCAAATCCCCTAACTCATCACTCCGGTTGGCGGCATGTAGCGTAAAATCCAAATCTTGTTCTTTAATAGAATCAATAGCTCCTGCTAATTCACGAATAGGCGTAAACAAGCGCCTGCTTAACTTCCCTCCACATACGTAGGTGTAAAAAACGATAAACAAAAAAGGAGCAAGAATGATTAGGAGCGATAACCTCTGTATAGGTGTACCTGACTCTAACTGATAGGTTAGCTTTACCATCCCAACCAGTTCTTCTGAAGAGGACAAAATCGGTAAATACTTTTGATAGGAATCATTTTCGAAATCGGTCGTATTTACCTTCTCTATGATTGGCAATTCCATACCTCGGGCTTCCGTTGAACCGTACAAGAGGCTGCCATCTTTATCGTAGACATGGTAAGTCATTCCATCTAACGGTACCTTCTCATTTAACCGCTCCCTGGAAACAGATGGATGATCCACCAGCTCACTCTTAGCCGTCTTAATAAAAGATGTAACCTCAGGAATTTGTTTTTCATAATAATTGGCGTGGCTTTCTTCATCTAATCGCAAGACCAAAAGCAAAATCAATCCCCCCAGCAAAAGCGTAGATAGAAAACTGTAGGAGATCGTTTTAATAATCGTCCATTGAATTTGTTTTTTTAATGTACTTCTTTTCCTACCCAATTCTATATCCTACTCCCCATACCGTTTGCAATAGGTGAGCCTGAGTGTCAATTCGCTTTACCTTAGCACGAATATTACGAATATGTTCTGTAATGGTAGAGGCGTCTCCGTCCGCCTCTAGCCCCCATACCCGCTCATATAGTTGGTCCCTCGAGAAAACTTGACCTGGGAAGTCAATAAGAACTCGGACGATATCAAATTCCCTTTTCGTCAAAGGAAGTATGGTTTGTTTATAATAAGCCTCATAGGTAGAGACATCCATTACGAGAGATTTATACGTTTTCGTTTGAGAGCTCTTCTGATACCGCTTCTCCCTTCTTAAATGAGCTTTCACTCGGGCCACCACTTGCTCGTTTGAGAATGGCTTCTCAATATAATCATCCGCCCCTTCATTTAACCCTTGAATTTGGTTAGGGATCCCAGACTTAGCTGTCAGAAATAGAATAGGTACTTCTGAACGGTATCGAACTTCGCGGCAAACTGTTAACCCGTCTACGCCTGGCATCATCACATCAAGAAGGACTAAATCAAACGACGTTTCTAGTATAGATTGGATGGCTTCTCTACCATCGTGAATCTGCGTCACTACGTATCCCTCATCACTTAGAACGTCAGCTAAAATCGCTGTAATATCTGGTTCATCGTCTACAATCAGAATCTTTTCCATAAACGCCCCTCCTTCCAATTCTATCCTTCTAGTATAATCGATTTCCCCGGGCATCGACTACTTAAAATCATACCTCTCCCAGCGGACAAGTGTTCCCATCCCAAACCCAATAATGAGTATGGCTAGGAATCCGTAAATAGAAGAAATGCCTGATTCTGCTAAAGAAATGAAAATAGACTGAGTAGGAAGAAGCATAAATAGAAATGCATCAGTAAAATATACCGGAGCTCCACATAAAAGGATGTAGATCAGAAAAGCCAGCATCGGATTGTTGACCCATAAAGCTACACACGAACTAATTAATATAGCTGCTATAAGGATGATATAAAAAACGCCATAAAACTGTAGAGTATAGAGATAACCTCCAAGGATAGTAGTAGGCTCTGATTGTTGAAAAAGAAAAACACGGCTTGGCATATCATACAATAAAAATCCAGCTACAATTGATATACTCAAAATTCCAACTGTAAGAATACCCCCTAATTTCAACAAACTAAACCACTTTGCCATTAAGAAAGAGAGACGCTTAAAAGGGCGACTCAATACCATATTGTATACATTTGTTTTCACTTCACTATTAACGGAGATCATCGTCACGATTGGCATAAGAAGAAGCGTAATATAAAATGACACTTCCCTTAAGACAAACCAAGGAAAATTAACCGCATTAAGCTTCGTATTCTGACTGCTCGTGAACTGTCCATTATCATACATGGTTAAGAAATAAATCGTTATAAACGTAATAAGTCCCATCATAATAACTAAATTTCTTACAACTCTCCTCGCTAATAAACGTTCCCATTCACTCTGAATCAACTCTTTCATATCCAACTTCCTCCTTAGTTAAAGTAACTCCTTCTTGTGAATACCAAGTAGGATCCTAAAAGGAATCCACATACATACACGGTTATGACACTTAAAAGCCACGCTAGATTTCTTCCATTTAACAACATAAGAGCAATACCAGAATATTGAACCTTTGTTATTGAAGCATAAATAACCGGCAAAACGTTAATGTGAAAGGCCGTTGATAATTGCATGAGCTCAGGCACGGCAATAAGGAATACAAGCAGACTGACTCCTGCTGCTAGTAAAGCGTTCACAGACGGACAAAGTGTGCCTGCAAACAGAAACAAGGATAAGACAGCAATGATAGAAAGATAGGCCAATCCATAATAAGCGATCGTATAAAGGCCCATATCCACATTCGAAATCCTATCAAAGCTTATAAATTGAATAGACTGTTCTGGCATTCGAAATAAAAAGAGTCCTACTAAATAAGAAGTCAGGCCATACACCCCTAGATAAAGAAACAGGGTTGTTGCCATTACACCAAGTTTAGCAAAGAATAGTTGTTTTAATGAGTAAGCCCTCTGCAGCAGCAGCCTTAGCTGTCCTTTTTGTTGTTCTTCTGTTACAACAAAACCCACAAGAACAAGAATGACAACATTGAATGTAATAAACAGGTGTTCTGAAAGGCTTAATACAGGAAAGTTCATAACGGTGGCATAATTTACAGCCTCTTCTGTAGAGGACTGGTTACGAAATTGGTAGTAGAATCCTAGCACAACATTAAGAATGGGCATGGAAAACAAAGCGAAAGCGACAAATGACCTCGACCATAGGCGCTCCCATTCACTCGTAAACAAGGCTTTCATGACGTCATCATCTCCACAAATAAATCTTCAAGGCGCATTTCTTTATCTTTCATGAGATCGTCTACTTGCCCTTGATACAAAATACGACCTTCTCTAATTAAAATATAGTGGTTGCAAATGTGCTGCAGCTCATCCAGCAAATGACTCGATATGAAAAACGTAATGCCTTTCTCTTGATTCAATGAGATGATAAGCTCTCTAAGCTCTCGCATTCCAATAGGATCAAGCCCATTTGCCGGTTCATCCAAAAGTATTAAAGACGGGTCCCCAAGGAGGGCTTGAGCAATACCAAGGCGCTGCTTCATCCCTAAGGAATAGGTATGGATTTTATCCTCTCCCCGTTTTTCTAGTCCGACAATCTGAAGCACTTCCTCGACCTTTTCCTCTCTTTCTTCTTTCGTATAACCATGAAGTCTTGATAAGTTCAGAAGCATTATACGACCTGTTAGGTAGTCATAGAACAGAGGGGATTCGATCATCGCGCCTACGTGTTTTAAAGCTTCTGGCCTATTTCCATTCACATCCACTCCATTAAGAAAGACGGATCCTTGAGAGGGTTTCACTAATCCCATCATCACCCTCATAAGCGTCGTCTTACCGGCTCCATTTGGTCCGAGAAATCCACAAATCGAACCTGCCTCCACATTTAAGGAAATATCTTCAAGCAACACCTTCCTCTTCACTCTTTTCGTAATGTTCACTGTTTTAATCACATTTTCATTCTTCAAAATAACCCCTCCTTCATTCGATACATTCATCGTACATCGCAACTATCAAGAAAAAATCAAGATTCCCCTGTAATTAAAAAAACTTCGATGGAAGAGAGAATAATATTCATCTATCAAATTTGACTAATAATATTTTTTGATTATTCTAAATACCAATCAAAAGTGTTACGATATGGTCAAACCTTTAAGGACTACTATAGTCAGTTACGAAGGAGTTACTCACCTTGAAATGATTTTATGTGGTTCAGAATAGGATTCTTTTATTTGAAGGAGTGAATGGAATGGTAAACCCAGATGAAATTCTTAGAAGTGGACCGAATCAATATATTTGTGAAGAAGGTATTCTTAAAGACCTCTCTACTTTCATAGAGTCGTTTCAGTCTCCCCTAATCGTTACTGGTTACAAATCATATGAAGCTTTCCGAAACTATGCATCTCTACCTCAGACGAAAGTCTATCAGCACGATGGCTATTGTTCAGATGAAGCGATCGATACGATCACAGCCTTTGCGGGAGAGTCTGATGTCATTATCGGAATCGGAGGCGGAGTCATACTAGATACAGCGAAATCGGTCGCAGACCATATGGGCGTTGAGGTTACAACGGTGCCAACCGTGGCTGGAACATGCGCTGCCGCTACTCCGTTAAGTGTCATGTACGATGACACTGGCGCATTTGTTCGTGTCGATTACCACAACCGGACGATTCACCTTGCTCTAGTCGACCCTGCTTTCCTACTAACTTCTCCTATCGAATATGTAAAAAGCGGGATTAGCGATTCACTCGCGAAATGGTACGAAGCAGAACCAATTATCCGTAATGACCAAAATGAAGACCTGTCCATCATGGTCAAGGTCGCACTAGACCACGCTTCCTACATAAAAGAGATCCTACTACACGAAAGCCGCGCTGCTATTGAAAGCATGGAATCGAATACAATAACTTCATCTTTCAAAAACGTCATCGAAGCGATCATTCCTTTATCCGGTACAGTTGGAGGGTATGGAGGAAAGTACGGCAGAACAGCAGGAGCTCACGCGATCCATAATGGATTAAGTTTTATTGATGAAACCCATTCGGTTCTTCATGGACACAAAGTGGCTTACGGGATTCTAGTCCAGCTCGTTCTTGAAGGGAAAACAGAAGAAGTGAAAAACCTGCTTCCTTTCTATCAAGATCTTGGATTTCCTGCGAGTTTAGAAGGGTTGAACATTGTTGAGAACAAAAACAAGGCAATGCCCATTGTTGCCGCTCATGCCGTGAAGCCGGACGAAACGCTTAGGTTGATCTCATCCTTTACGAAAGATGATGTGGTAGAGGCAATGGAGTATTTGGAGAGAGTTTTGGTGGAGAGATAATGAATTGGAAAAGGACATGATGGGCTCCCATCATGTCCTTTTTTATTTGAACGATTGGTTCTAGAATATGCTCCAGCGCTATTGGGTTTTAAATATCGGAGTTGCTACTAAGTAAAAGAAAGACAAATGAATTCACAGTATTAGACCATCAGTGACCTTTTGAAAGCTAAACGTAACTCTACGGAACGTTTGTTGCGATGAAGCAAAGAACACTCTAAGCTGTAAGTAGAGCAGGAGGAGAACGAAATGAATAACCATAAAGTTGGAGAATTAATTTATCATTTGCGAAAAGAAATGGGACTCACTCAGAAGGAATTAGCAGATCAAATGCATATTTCTGATCGAACCATTTCGAAATGGGAGCGCGGGTATGGCAGCCCGGATGTAACACTACTCCCTCATTTGTCTGCCTTACTAGGAGTCAATATAGAAAATATTTTAGACGGAGAACTAACTTCTAATGAATTTGTAGGAGGAAATATGAAAAAATCAAGCTATTTTGTTTGCCCATCATGCAATAATATTGTACTAGCCACTGGAGATATATCCTTATCTTGTTGCGGGAGAAAGTTAGAACCACTCGAAGCAAAGAAAGCGACAGATGACGAGAAGCTAACCTTTACAGACAGTGACGAGGAATGGTTTATAACAAGCGACCACCCCATGACAAAAGACCACTATATATCGTTTATCGCCTTAGCCACAGGTGATCAGGTTCAAATTATGAAACAATATCCGGAATGGAATTTGCAAACGCGGATCCCAAAACGCAAGCACGGGAAACTGCTATGGTATGATACGAAACACGGCTTATTTTATCAACTATTTTAAGTTAATTAGGTGTACGCCTAACATTTCCTCATAAAAAGGACTCAGAAATTAGAGTCCTTTTTGTGATAGCTAAGTTAGTCTAAAAAAAGAGAATGAAGACCCCGGTGATCTCCTCACCCTAATGTTGATACACCCGTTTATGCCATTCCTCTAAATATTGTTTAATCATCCCCTGAAGCTCAGACACCTCCACCCTGAAAAACAGAGCCTTCATAAAATGCAATACATTTGTTCTGATACGAAAAACGGGAATAGCAAAGGGTCTAGCGTTCCATTCCGCATCCAATTTGACGAATGTCTCCTTTACCCATTTCGTAATAATAGACGGTGCCACTCCCTTTTGTAATAAAGCCTCGATTACAAATGCTAAGCGCTCTTCCTCATCATCGGTAAACGCGTATTCTTTCCAAAAGGCATTTTGAACAGCTTGCAGAAAAAGGTTCGCATCTTTTTGTCTGAATTGAGTGTGCTCAACAAGAGCTACAAGAAGATCAGCCCCGTGTGCCATGCTATGGGCCCAACCTTTCCCTTGAACATAGCCTCTCATATCCTGTTCTTCCTTTAGATACTCACCCACGGCGTTCAATATCTGTTCGTATCGCTCCCGCTTCCATCCTTGATCAGAATGGACAACCTCAGCAATGACTAAAGCAGAAAAGGATCGAGTAAACACACCATCCCCCTTTTGTTCACCAATCCGATAAAAAAGATGAGACTCACTCAAACATGTTTCTAAGATTTTATCCACTTGATCTTTATGTAAACGCCCCTCTTGAATCAGCCTTCCAAAAGCAGGGTAGATACATTCATCCCGAAGCTCTGGATCAGGATCTCCTATAAAGGTAAGCATCCACTCCATCCACTCGTCCGCTTCATCCGATGACCATTCATCGATGTTTATTCTTTTGAAACTTTCTTTAGTTTTCATATGTAATGATCAAATCCTTTCCGGTACAGTTTATTGGCTCTTTATGATTGCGAAAAAAGGAAATAAAAGGAGTGGTATGCTCTTTTATTTGTGAACTTTAAAAACATCAATCCTAACTCCAGTCGATCAGCTCTTCCGTTCCCCTCACTAACTCATCCATAAGCTCTCTAACCCGAACTTTTTGACTCAAACGAAGCCCTTGTCCGGCCCATAACGACATGTATTGTGGATTTTCCTTCTTCTTTGCTTCAGTCCTGATCGGCTTAGTGAGGCTATTTTGGATCGGATAAGGTGCTATACTGGTGCTTTCCTTACCCATATAGTCCGTAAATTCATTTCGAATTCCTCTTGCCCATTTCCCAGAAAAGGCTTTCGTCACGACCGTGTCATCATCGTTTGCTTTTAATATAGCTGCTTTATGTTCAGA
The nucleotide sequence above comes from Pontibacillus chungwhensis. Encoded proteins:
- a CDS encoding NAD(P)/FAD-dependent oxidoreductase; amino-acid sequence: MSEHYEVVIIGGGAAGLNAALVLGRSKRNVLVLDENKARNNVTKASHGFLTRDGVKPEEFKEMGIGEIKAYPSVSYIESKVTSLHKDSGLFHIHGDGQNYTADRVIVATGMKDELPDIKGVDLVYGTSVFHCPYCDGWERREEPLAVFGNDPGILDYVKLIYNWSQDLMIFTNGPAEITSEEKEDLKQHGVALIEETVRELVSEDGYLKHVVTESDEVYDRSGGFILETSESQSFPLHEYFDIEFTDMGGYYTKDGCETLVDGLYVIGDSRHGFSGLLKAASEGYELAVALNHELAVNAWDRKG
- a CDS encoding response regulator transcription factor, which encodes MEKILIVDDEPDITAILADVLSDEGYVVTQIHDGREAIQSILETSFDLVLLDVMMPGVDGLTVCREVRYRSEVPILFLTAKSGIPNQIQGLNEGADDYIEKPFSNEQVVARVKAHLRREKRYQKSSQTKTYKSLVMDVSTYEAYYKQTILPLTKREFDIVRVLIDFPGQVFSRDQLYERVWGLEADGDASTITEHIRNIRAKVKRIDTQAHLLQTVWGVGYRIG
- a CDS encoding HAMP domain-containing sensor histidine kinase, yielding MLLVLRLDEESHANYYEKQIPEVTSFIKTAKSELVDHPSVSRERLNEKVPLDGMTYHVYDKDGSLLYGSTEARGMELPIIEKVNTTDFENDSYQKYLPILSSSEELVGMVKLTYQLESGTPIQRLSLLIILAPFLFIVFYTYVCGGKLSRRLFTPIRELAGAIDSIKEQDLDFTLHAANRSDELGDLARAFETMKQELHTSLEKQWKLEQERQDFLSAVTHDLKTPLTIMKSNAQVLDRKIDDNERVYSAAILKQIDRVTNLVHEVGEVQRINGGSFPIQLQKVEPKSFFEKELQSFRTYIEAKGDHYSIQLSDERSVHKDISIDPDRMRQVIENIISNSVRYTPSSSTIHAHLDLTDGAVELTISDNGPGFHSAELPQVFDQFYRGNPSTSGQGLGLSIVKNIIEAHRGEVNVWNDGGASISITLFG
- a CDS encoding DUF2785 domain-containing protein, which encodes MKTKESFKRINIDEWSSDEADEWMEWMLTFIGDPDPELRDECIYPAFGRLIQEGRLHKDQVDKILETCLSESHLFYRIGEQKGDGVFTRSFSALVIAEVVHSDQGWKRERYEQILNAVGEYLKEEQDMRGYVQGKGWAHSMAHGADLLVALVEHTQFRQKDANLFLQAVQNAFWKEYAFTDDEEERLAFVIEALLQKGVAPSIITKWVKETFVKLDAEWNARPFAIPVFRIRTNVLHFMKALFFRVEVSELQGMIKQYLEEWHKRVYQH
- a CDS encoding iron-containing alcohol dehydrogenase family protein, which gives rise to MVNPDEILRSGPNQYICEEGILKDLSTFIESFQSPLIVTGYKSYEAFRNYASLPQTKVYQHDGYCSDEAIDTITAFAGESDVIIGIGGGVILDTAKSVADHMGVEVTTVPTVAGTCAAATPLSVMYDDTGAFVRVDYHNRTIHLALVDPAFLLTSPIEYVKSGISDSLAKWYEAEPIIRNDQNEDLSIMVKVALDHASYIKEILLHESRAAIESMESNTITSSFKNVIEAIIPLSGTVGGYGGKYGRTAGAHAIHNGLSFIDETHSVLHGHKVAYGILVQLVLEGKTEEVKNLLPFYQDLGFPASLEGLNIVENKNKAMPIVAAHAVKPDETLRLISSFTKDDVVEAMEYLERVLVER
- a CDS encoding helix-turn-helix domain-containing protein, giving the protein MNNHKVGELIYHLRKEMGLTQKELADQMHISDRTISKWERGYGSPDVTLLPHLSALLGVNIENILDGELTSNEFVGGNMKKSSYFVCPSCNNIVLATGDISLSCCGRKLEPLEAKKATDDEKLTFTDSDEEWFITSDHPMTKDHYISFIALATGDQVQIMKQYPEWNLQTRIPKRKHGKLLWYDTKHGLFYQLF
- a CDS encoding ABC transporter ATP-binding protein, which codes for MKNENVIKTVNITKRVKRKVLLEDISLNVEAGSICGFLGPNGAGKTTLMRVMMGLVKPSQGSVFLNGVDVNGNRPEALKHVGAMIESPLFYDYLTGRIMLLNLSRLHGYTKEEREEKVEEVLQIVGLEKRGEDKIHTYSLGMKQRLGIAQALLGDPSLILLDEPANGLDPIGMRELRELIISLNQEKGITFFISSHLLDELQHICNHYILIREGRILYQGQVDDLMKDKEMRLEDLFVEMMTS